From a single Budorcas taxicolor isolate Tak-1 chromosome X, Takin1.1, whole genome shotgun sequence genomic region:
- the MID1IP1 gene encoding mid1-interacting protein 1: MMQICDTYNQKHSLFNAMNRFIGAVNNMDQTVMVPSLLRDVPLAEPELDNDVGVEVGGSGGCMEERTPPAPSPGSANGSFFAPSRDMYSHYVLLKSIRNDIEWGVLHQPPAAGSEEGSAWKSKDILVDLSNLEGADAGEEDLEQQFHYHLRGLHTVLSKLTRKANILTNRYKQEIGFSNWGH; this comes from the coding sequence ATGATGCAAATTTGCGACACCTACAACCAGAAGCACTCGCTCTTTAACGCCATGAATCGCTTCATCGGCGCCGTGAACAACATGGACCAGACGGTGATGGTGCCCAGTCTGCTGCGTGACGTGCCACTGGCCGAGCCCGAGCTGGACAACGATGTCGGCGTGGAGGTAGGCGGCAGTGGTGGCTGCATGGAGGAGCGCACGCCCCCGGCCCCCAGCCCGGGCAGCGCCAATGGCAGCTTTTTCGCGCCCTCCCGGGACATGTACAGCCACTACGTGCTGCTGAAGTCCATCCGAAACGACATCGAGTGGGGGGTCCTGCACCAGCCGCCGGCGGCAGGGAGCGAGGAGGGGAGCGCCTGGAAGTCCAAGGACATCCTGGTGGACCTGAGCAACCTGGAGGGCGCGGACGCCGGCGAGGAGGACCTGGAACAGCAGTTCCACTACCACCTGCGAGGGCTGCACACTGTGCTCTCCAAACTCACGCGCAAAGCCAACATCCTCACTAACAGATACAAGCAGGAGATCGGCTTCAGCAACTGGGGGCACTGA